The following are encoded together in the Deinococcus soli (ex Cha et al. 2016) genome:
- the brxC gene encoding BREX system P-loop protein BrxC — MLTNSAVFARDPLATDIPNQGVSTLGTPRTPDEWRVLQWELSSFVCEGQYAHGLTQILQSYVDHVDAPEQPSVWVSGFYGSGKSHLVRVLEYLWRNPTFPEGTAEAGRQARDLVDLPEDIQRLLKELNTRGRQAGGVWSAAGTLNSGVAEFARMAFLQIAFRAAELPEQYHQARLVLWLHEREALQATRAMVEEAGGDWAYELRNMFVSPRLASAVRTHALTSLSSDDAALEALRHQFPQTQDVSNDELVDALAAVFRFKTGSDRVPCTLFVLDELQQYIMDSNERAMQVQELVETCSKRFGGKVLVIATGQSAMGATPQLARIRGRFPLSVELSDADVENVIRQVILRKDPAQLGQLKATLDATSGEIDRHLAGTKIAPRMEDKAILSMDYPLLPTRRRFWERVLRSIDRGGSSGQLRSQLRITHEASKAVARQPIGHVVGADFIYGEQVAHMKQSGVLLPETDSMIAKLNDGSDTGRLRHRLAQTIFLIGKLGTEEGVKADATTLADLVVEDLNAGSSGLRARIPEVLSELVERGEVMLVGDAYRLQTREGSEWTGAFNTANNKIVNDDVRLAQERGRLLRERVQATLRGVSAVQGNSKTPRKVDVHYADDTPDLESGMVAVWVRDEWSTPLDTVRAEARAFGVEGARGAVVHVHLPRHRADDLRRALAVKLAASEVLTARTAVSTPEAREAQAAMRTRAEQADAEVNAIVAEVVDHARVYQGGGNELSEGGLRPSVQTAVQAALVRLYPQFGTADHTGWASVLKQARAGNNGALEAVGYTGEPQQHPVGKAVLEAVGPGVKGSEVRRKFSSVPYGWPQDAIDGPLILLTLTGHLRASLNGSPVDAKAIEAGKISQTDFKPESVTLSPVQRIQIRKLLTEAGIHVGPNQEGQGVTQLLTLLQGLADRAGGEAPLPERRDTSWLKDGASMQGNEQLAWAHSKRDELLAFHKEVSAAAELAEKRLPNWKLLQRLLKHNRTEKLAAQAEAIKTGRLLLDDVDPVQPLATDIMNDLREKLKGALAAYDERHAACLAELRAMPEWNRLDESAHAAVLRSAKIEEAPKLKLSSILDVVGELDRTPISEWHSRTDALTALLQKAKKDVIERARPQARHVTPRGASIENAADVERYLDDLRRELMAHLDAGNPVVIL; from the coding sequence ATGCTGACCAACTCCGCCGTTTTCGCCCGTGACCCGCTCGCCACCGACATCCCCAACCAGGGCGTCTCCACCCTCGGCACGCCCCGAACGCCCGATGAATGGCGCGTGCTGCAGTGGGAACTCTCCTCCTTCGTCTGTGAGGGCCAGTACGCTCACGGCCTCACGCAGATCCTTCAGTCGTACGTCGACCACGTGGACGCCCCCGAGCAACCCTCGGTGTGGGTCAGCGGCTTCTACGGCAGCGGTAAATCCCACCTGGTGCGGGTGCTGGAGTACCTCTGGCGCAACCCGACCTTCCCCGAAGGCACGGCCGAGGCTGGCCGCCAGGCCCGCGACCTCGTGGACCTCCCCGAGGACATCCAGCGCCTGCTCAAGGAGCTCAACACCCGTGGCCGTCAGGCGGGCGGCGTGTGGTCAGCCGCCGGCACCCTGAACAGCGGCGTGGCCGAGTTCGCCCGCATGGCCTTCCTGCAGATCGCCTTCCGCGCCGCGGAGCTGCCCGAGCAGTACCACCAGGCGCGGCTCGTGCTGTGGCTGCACGAGCGGGAAGCGCTTCAGGCGACCCGAGCGATGGTCGAGGAGGCCGGCGGCGACTGGGCCTACGAGCTGCGGAACATGTTCGTCTCGCCGCGGCTGGCCTCGGCAGTGCGCACGCACGCGCTGACCTCGCTGAGCAGTGACGACGCGGCGCTCGAGGCGCTGCGCCACCAGTTCCCGCAGACGCAGGACGTCAGCAACGACGAGCTGGTCGACGCCCTGGCCGCCGTCTTCCGCTTCAAGACCGGCAGTGACCGGGTGCCCTGCACGCTGTTCGTCCTTGACGAGCTGCAGCAGTACATCATGGACAGCAACGAGCGGGCCATGCAGGTGCAGGAGCTGGTCGAAACCTGCAGCAAACGCTTCGGCGGGAAGGTCCTCGTGATCGCCACCGGCCAGTCGGCGATGGGGGCCACGCCGCAGCTGGCGCGCATCCGGGGGCGCTTCCCGCTCTCGGTCGAGCTCAGCGACGCCGACGTCGAGAACGTCATCCGGCAGGTCATCCTCCGCAAGGACCCCGCCCAGCTCGGCCAGCTCAAGGCGACCCTCGACGCGACGAGCGGTGAGATCGACCGCCACCTGGCCGGGACGAAGATCGCGCCGCGCATGGAGGACAAGGCGATCCTCTCCATGGACTACCCCCTCCTGCCCACCCGCAGGCGCTTCTGGGAGAGGGTGCTGCGCTCCATCGACCGTGGCGGCAGCAGCGGGCAGCTGCGCAGCCAGTTGCGCATCACGCACGAGGCGAGCAAGGCCGTCGCCCGCCAGCCCATCGGACATGTGGTCGGCGCGGACTTCATCTACGGCGAGCAGGTCGCGCACATGAAACAGTCGGGGGTGCTGCTGCCCGAGACCGACAGCATGATCGCCAAGCTGAACGACGGCAGCGACACGGGGCGCCTCCGCCACCGCCTAGCGCAGACCATCTTCCTGATCGGCAAGCTCGGCACCGAGGAGGGCGTCAAGGCCGACGCCACCACCCTGGCTGACCTCGTGGTCGAGGACCTCAACGCGGGCAGCTCCGGCCTGCGCGCCCGCATCCCCGAGGTCCTGTCGGAGCTGGTGGAGCGCGGCGAGGTGATGCTCGTCGGAGACGCGTACCGCCTCCAGACGCGCGAAGGGTCCGAATGGACCGGCGCGTTCAACACCGCGAACAACAAGATCGTGAACGACGACGTCCGCCTCGCGCAGGAACGCGGGCGCCTGCTGCGAGAGCGGGTACAGGCCACCCTCAGGGGCGTCAGTGCCGTGCAGGGCAACTCGAAGACGCCCCGTAAGGTCGACGTTCACTACGCCGACGACACGCCCGACCTGGAGAGCGGCATGGTCGCCGTGTGGGTGCGCGACGAGTGGAGCACCCCCCTCGACACGGTCCGCGCCGAAGCCCGCGCGTTCGGCGTCGAGGGCGCGCGCGGCGCGGTCGTGCACGTGCACCTCCCACGCCACCGCGCCGACGACCTGCGCCGCGCCCTCGCCGTGAAGCTCGCCGCCAGCGAGGTGCTGACCGCCCGCACGGCCGTGAGCACCCCCGAAGCGCGCGAAGCCCAGGCCGCCATGCGCACCCGCGCGGAGCAGGCCGACGCTGAAGTGAACGCCATCGTCGCGGAGGTCGTGGATCACGCCCGCGTCTACCAGGGGGGCGGGAACGAGCTGAGCGAAGGAGGCCTGCGCCCCAGCGTGCAGACCGCCGTGCAGGCCGCCCTCGTGCGCCTCTACCCCCAGTTCGGCACCGCCGACCACACCGGCTGGGCCTCCGTGCTCAAGCAGGCCCGCGCAGGCAACAACGGCGCCCTGGAGGCCGTCGGATACACGGGGGAGCCGCAGCAGCACCCCGTCGGCAAAGCCGTCCTCGAGGCGGTCGGGCCGGGCGTCAAAGGCAGCGAGGTGAGACGGAAGTTCAGCAGCGTCCCCTACGGCTGGCCCCAGGACGCCATCGACGGCCCGCTGATCCTGCTGACCCTCACCGGACACCTGCGCGCCAGCCTGAACGGCAGCCCAGTGGATGCCAAGGCCATCGAGGCAGGCAAGATTAGCCAGACGGACTTCAAGCCGGAAAGCGTCACCCTCTCGCCCGTTCAACGCATCCAGATCCGCAAGCTCCTCACCGAGGCCGGCATTCACGTCGGCCCCAACCAGGAGGGGCAGGGCGTCACCCAGCTGCTGACCCTCCTCCAGGGCCTCGCGGACCGCGCAGGGGGAGAAGCGCCACTCCCCGAGCGCCGGGACACGAGCTGGCTGAAGGACGGGGCATCTATGCAGGGCAACGAACAACTCGCGTGGGCCCATTCGAAACGCGACGAGCTCCTGGCCTTCCACAAGGAGGTCAGCGCGGCCGCCGAGCTGGCCGAGAAGCGCCTGCCGAACTGGAAACTGCTGCAGCGCCTCCTGAAGCACAACCGCACCGAGAAACTCGCGGCCCAGGCGGAAGCCATCAAGACCGGGCGCCTGCTGCTCGACGACGTCGATCCGGTGCAGCCGCTCGCGACCGACATCATGAACGACCTCCGCGAGAAGCTGAAAGGAGCACTCGCGGCGTACGACGAGCGGCACGCGGCCTGCCTGGCTGAGCTGCGCGCGATGCCGGAGTGGAACCGCCTGGACGAATCGGCGCACGCGGCCGTCCTGCGCAGCGCAAAGATCGAGGAAGCCCCCAAGCTCAAGCTCAGCTCCATCCTGGACGTGGTGGGCGAACTCGACCGGACGCCCATCAGCGAGTGGCACAGCCGCACCGACGCCCTGACCGCGCTGCTGCAGAAGGCCAAGAAGGACGTCATCGAGCGTGCCCGCCCGCAGGCCCGGCACGTCACGCCCAGGGGCGCCAGCATCGAAAACGCCGCGGACGTGGAGCGCTACCTCGACGACCTGCGCCGTGAGCTGATGGCGCACCTCGACGCCGGGAACCCCGTCGTCATCCTCTGA
- a CDS encoding nitrilase-related carbon-nitrogen hydrolase — translation MTAPTPQAPRHVRAVAVQPHWSARDFTTTEAFRRWMRAQLDMARPHLKPGGVNLVVLTELNGLPLVLRGGGWALRLRTFERVALALFLARLPRALPVLLRERVSPIRALQLAGIDANTELYLHTCRDLAREYGVYLCCGSAPMPRYTRSGTTLRRAPGVLTNQTVLLDPHGDLIGVTDKVHLTPDEEAGGVDLTPGHLNDLRVFPTPAGDLGVAISLDAFRADVIGSLAAQGCTVLLQPDANGSPWTAKEGLPPDPAHLRDQPVAWLESSWQVTAQRQIPYAVNPMVVGNLLDLTFDGQSGITGPAEEAPGARSYVLTDPRPGFLALSPWVTDGTPDELRQAGLDRAAHSGHPLENRYREDTLHADLTLPPATRPAPPRTPHEDALHALLRGEARAPRPSPWALAALPLLALPLLTWLRRRP, via the coding sequence ATGACTGCCCCCACCCCGCAGGCCCCGAGGCACGTCCGCGCGGTCGCCGTGCAACCCCACTGGAGTGCGCGCGACTTCACGACCACCGAGGCGTTCCGCCGCTGGATGCGCGCCCAGCTGGACATGGCCCGCCCGCACCTGAAGCCGGGCGGCGTGAACCTCGTCGTGCTGACCGAACTGAACGGCCTGCCGCTCGTGCTGCGCGGCGGCGGGTGGGCGCTGCGCCTGCGGACCTTCGAACGGGTGGCGCTGGCGCTGTTCCTCGCGCGGCTGCCGCGCGCCCTGCCGGTCCTGCTGCGCGAGCGGGTGTCACCCATCCGCGCGCTGCAACTCGCAGGCATCGACGCGAACACCGAACTGTACCTGCACACCTGCCGCGACCTGGCCCGCGAGTACGGCGTGTACCTGTGCTGCGGCAGCGCACCCATGCCCCGCTACACGCGCAGCGGCACCACCCTGCGCCGCGCGCCCGGCGTCCTGACGAACCAGACTGTCCTGCTCGACCCACACGGCGACCTGATCGGTGTGACCGACAAGGTGCACCTCACGCCCGACGAGGAGGCCGGAGGTGTGGACCTCACTCCCGGCCACCTCAATGACCTGCGGGTGTTTCCCACGCCCGCCGGGGACCTGGGCGTCGCCATCAGCCTCGACGCATTCCGCGCGGACGTCATCGGGTCACTCGCCGCGCAGGGCTGCACCGTCCTGCTGCAACCCGACGCGAACGGCTCCCCCTGGACGGCCAAGGAAGGCCTCCCACCCGATCCCGCGCACCTGCGCGACCAGCCCGTCGCGTGGCTGGAAAGCAGCTGGCAGGTCACCGCCCAGCGCCAGATCCCCTACGCCGTGAACCCCATGGTCGTCGGGAACCTCCTCGACCTGACCTTCGACGGGCAGAGCGGCATCACCGGCCCCGCCGAGGAGGCTCCGGGGGCGCGCAGCTACGTCCTGACCGACCCGCGCCCCGGCTTCCTGGCCCTGAGCCCCTGGGTCACGGACGGCACCCCGGACGAACTGCGGCAGGCCGGACTGGACCGCGCCGCGCACAGCGGCCACCCGCTGGAAAACCGGTACCGCGAGGACACCCTGCACGCCGACCTGACCCTCCCGCCCGCCACCCGCCCCGCGCCCCCCCGCACCCCGCACGAGGACGCCCTGCACGCCCTGCTGCGCGGCGAGGCCCGCGCACCCCGCCCCAGCCCCTGGGCACTGGCCGCGCTGCCCCTGCTGGCCCTGCCCCTCCTCACGTGGTTGCGCCGCCGCCCCTGA
- a CDS encoding tyrosine-type recombinase/integrase, giving the protein MRPARKNKRTRANNAGSVRQLPSGTWQATYTIPGTTRRKTFTCRTKREAEKKLNQVLADLDRGMLAIPDDITLERWMELYFANKLPTLAASTAADYEWVRDKIIMPALGKRPIQALRPLDIVGFYAQLATKYQRSILVQVRAILRGALREALINELVMRNVVEGIPLPARKALPDTEDPQEVSRALTPEEVTRYLGAAQTLRGRAYRWRRLFHLMLATGLRRGEICALRWEHVDLDRGELKVRRSVGVGKGGKPEEGPPKTLKSRRTVTLDAELVALLRDHAEEQATERAALKAWREHGMVFTTLRGTPIHPDDLSKVAREVARAAGVDVRLHDLRHTHASLLLSRGVPVEIVSERLGHADPAITLRIYRHVYYTEHLHHTYSLQDLLHGGPQQTAHPRPLN; this is encoded by the coding sequence GTGCGCCCAGCGCGCAAGAACAAGCGCACCCGCGCCAACAACGCCGGCTCGGTCCGCCAACTCCCCAGCGGCACGTGGCAGGCCACCTACACCATCCCCGGCACAACCCGCCGCAAGACCTTCACCTGCCGCACCAAGCGTGAGGCCGAGAAAAAACTCAACCAGGTGCTCGCCGACCTGGACCGCGGCATGCTCGCCATCCCCGACGACATCACCCTCGAACGGTGGATGGAGCTGTACTTCGCCAACAAGCTGCCGACCCTCGCCGCCTCGACCGCCGCCGACTACGAGTGGGTGCGGGACAAAATCATCATGCCTGCCCTCGGCAAGCGCCCCATCCAGGCGCTCAGGCCCCTGGACATCGTGGGCTTTTACGCGCAGCTCGCCACGAAGTACCAACGCTCGATCCTCGTTCAGGTCCGCGCCATCCTCCGCGGCGCGCTGCGCGAGGCCCTCATCAACGAGCTGGTGATGCGCAACGTCGTCGAGGGTATCCCCCTCCCCGCCCGCAAGGCCCTCCCGGACACCGAGGACCCACAGGAGGTGAGCCGGGCGCTGACCCCAGAGGAAGTCACCCGGTACCTCGGGGCAGCCCAGACCCTGCGCGGCCGCGCCTACCGCTGGCGACGGCTGTTTCACCTCATGCTCGCCACCGGCCTTCGACGGGGCGAGATCTGCGCCCTGCGGTGGGAGCACGTCGACCTTGACCGCGGCGAGCTCAAGGTCAGGCGCTCGGTTGGCGTCGGTAAGGGGGGAAAGCCGGAAGAAGGCCCACCCAAGACGCTGAAATCCCGCCGCACCGTCACCCTCGACGCTGAACTGGTCGCCCTGCTGCGCGATCACGCCGAGGAGCAGGCGACCGAACGCGCCGCCCTGAAGGCCTGGCGTGAGCACGGGATGGTCTTCACCACCCTAAGGGGCACCCCCATCCACCCGGACGACCTCTCGAAGGTCGCCCGTGAGGTGGCGCGCGCCGCTGGAGTCGACGTGCGACTCCACGACCTGCGGCACACGCACGCCTCGCTCCTGCTCAGTCGGGGTGTGCCGGTCGAGATCGTCAGTGAGCGCCTCGGCCACGCCGACCCCGCCATCACCCTGCGCATCTACCGCCACGTCTACTACACCGAACACCTCCACCACACCTACAGCCTGCAGGACCTGCTGCATGGCGGACCTCAGCAGACGGCTCACCCCCGCCCCCTGAACTGA
- a CDS encoding DUF927 domain-containing protein produces MTAETWQRRSQELTAAINAIRDLSQVEALIRDVCPNYRFKECSPSELRGSRPQVPGSDSDGFVVRLDGGRPVFTSFVDGAKGGLYELLLYLGVPRADAAKRLITFAGTSVCPALPRATAARRGKHQLPAVVTDDALLAVLREDQDRLTDSNLPKSATGRGIHAAEYRQAGMGVTEDGWLSMPLYGPDGALLDVQKRHPKPEIKGGKYLPRLGKREGRSPSPIGCYGDAGQPGEVYLVEGPLNAFTVHLATGAFTIGMAGESLSVPALKEVVRRSVIVYADKLDIAMRWRDQLIAHGAGDVLPLPPLEGRVVVGREERQEDFCHLHHRLGRDGFRAFIGNQVRAAQRQAGYNSLWEEVQTRLDLDRLGERYEVTARGVRAQTTRERAQSLTPRLLAPLQLGRAVSAGAAGTQPLYVQLGWITPGGEACRTWVLHREARAGTCFFSEALEGLPVTEASRRQVSSYLDEAVTHFRDKSEVRLATRLGWNGNVFALYETQEVAFIGTLRRPEGRLDTWLDGLNAILSLGEAGLIALIFLGFSVGSPLVRQLVIARDIRRPWIGLIASTSTGKNSVIGFVISVWTREEEMRMSSGSTVKGAQDAATRFPDLPVFLDDLHTLSETPEGQQALRQLSLGFGGGQQRRTSTPTLEAQGGQERFGVAFYAAEHAMAEKITGGAQMRTVELVGPPLPADTKAVADRLKRAARAHGQLGALLAEQYNTRTPELLARVYRWETTYQARYRAVADDAVTLALLHVSLELLQEVTGGTVPVEQAVSLFAQRAEERRREADDARRVMRDLLCALQEGAWVQRRRGDGKAQRVLMDSEQVVAFDDETGYDVRPSAALANQVFDSYGGLIDRKDILRKWQARGWIVTRGKAFTMPRSTGKTTCEVWRITRKARDEADRKD; encoded by the coding sequence ATGACGGCCGAAACCTGGCAGCGCCGCAGCCAGGAGCTGACAGCCGCCATCAACGCCATCCGCGACCTCAGTCAGGTGGAAGCCCTCATCCGCGATGTCTGCCCGAACTACCGCTTTAAAGAGTGCTCCCCCAGCGAGCTGCGTGGGTCCAGGCCGCAGGTGCCCGGCTCGGACAGCGACGGCTTCGTGGTGCGTTTGGACGGCGGGAGGCCGGTCTTCACGAGCTTCGTCGACGGAGCGAAGGGCGGCCTCTATGAACTGCTGCTCTACCTGGGTGTCCCGAGGGCAGACGCCGCAAAACGTCTGATCACGTTTGCCGGCACTTCAGTCTGCCCTGCTCTGCCACGTGCCACGGCCGCCCGCCGAGGGAAGCATCAGCTCCCTGCGGTCGTCACGGACGACGCCCTGCTGGCGGTGCTCAGAGAGGATCAGGACCGGCTCACTGACTCCAACCTCCCCAAGTCCGCCACCGGCCGGGGCATCCACGCCGCTGAGTACCGGCAGGCCGGGATGGGGGTGACCGAGGACGGCTGGCTCTCCATGCCGCTGTACGGGCCTGACGGGGCCCTGCTGGACGTGCAGAAGCGCCACCCAAAACCGGAGATCAAGGGGGGGAAATACCTGCCGCGGCTGGGTAAGCGGGAGGGCCGGAGCCCCTCCCCCATCGGCTGCTACGGCGACGCAGGTCAGCCTGGAGAGGTCTACCTTGTCGAAGGGCCTCTGAACGCGTTTACCGTTCATCTGGCGACCGGGGCGTTCACCATCGGGATGGCCGGCGAGAGCCTGAGCGTGCCCGCCCTGAAGGAGGTCGTGAGGCGCTCAGTCATCGTCTATGCGGACAAGCTGGATATCGCCATGCGCTGGAGGGACCAGCTGATCGCACACGGCGCGGGGGACGTGCTGCCGCTCCCTCCGCTCGAAGGGCGCGTAGTCGTGGGCCGCGAGGAGCGTCAGGAGGACTTCTGCCACCTGCATCACCGCCTGGGCCGCGACGGGTTCCGCGCGTTCATAGGTAACCAGGTGCGGGCCGCGCAGCGTCAGGCGGGCTACAACAGCCTCTGGGAAGAGGTGCAGACCAGATTGGATCTCGACCGCCTGGGTGAGCGGTACGAGGTCACGGCCAGGGGCGTCAGGGCGCAGACCACGCGCGAGAGAGCCCAGTCCCTCACCCCGCGGCTGCTCGCTCCCCTGCAACTGGGCCGCGCCGTCTCGGCTGGCGCCGCCGGCACACAGCCGCTGTACGTGCAACTGGGCTGGATCACCCCCGGGGGCGAAGCATGCCGGACCTGGGTGCTGCACCGCGAAGCGCGCGCTGGAACCTGCTTCTTCTCTGAGGCCCTGGAAGGCCTGCCTGTCACCGAGGCCTCGCGCCGGCAGGTGTCGTCTTACCTCGACGAGGCCGTGACGCACTTCCGCGACAAGAGCGAGGTCCGTCTCGCCACCCGCCTCGGCTGGAACGGCAACGTCTTCGCCCTCTACGAGACGCAGGAAGTCGCCTTCATAGGGACCCTCCGGCGGCCAGAAGGCCGTCTCGACACGTGGCTCGACGGGCTGAACGCCATCCTCAGCCTGGGTGAGGCCGGGCTGATCGCCCTGATCTTCCTCGGCTTCTCGGTCGGGAGCCCGCTCGTACGGCAGCTCGTGATCGCCAGAGACATCCGCCGCCCGTGGATCGGCCTGATCGCATCGACATCCACAGGGAAGAACAGCGTGATCGGCTTCGTCATCAGCGTGTGGACGCGCGAGGAGGAGATGCGCATGTCGAGCGGCAGCACGGTCAAAGGAGCCCAGGACGCCGCCACACGCTTCCCCGACCTCCCCGTGTTTCTCGATGACCTGCACACGCTGTCCGAGACGCCGGAGGGGCAGCAGGCGCTGCGGCAACTCTCGCTGGGGTTCGGCGGGGGCCAGCAGCGCCGCACCTCCACCCCGACCCTGGAGGCGCAGGGGGGGCAGGAGCGCTTCGGGGTGGCCTTTTACGCGGCGGAGCACGCCATGGCAGAGAAGATCACGGGCGGCGCCCAGATGCGCACCGTCGAGCTGGTCGGGCCTCCCCTGCCCGCCGACACCAAGGCCGTCGCGGACCGTCTCAAGCGGGCGGCCCGCGCACATGGGCAGCTCGGGGCCCTGCTGGCCGAGCAGTACAACACGCGGACACCCGAGTTGCTGGCACGGGTATACCGGTGGGAGACGACCTACCAGGCGAGGTATCGGGCCGTCGCGGACGACGCGGTCACCCTGGCGCTGCTGCACGTCAGCCTGGAGCTGTTGCAGGAGGTCACGGGGGGGACGGTGCCTGTCGAGCAGGCGGTGAGCCTGTTCGCGCAGAGGGCCGAGGAGCGGCGAAGGGAGGCCGACGATGCGCGCCGGGTGATGCGCGACCTGCTCTGCGCCCTGCAGGAAGGTGCGTGGGTTCAACGCCGCCGGGGCGACGGGAAGGCGCAACGGGTGTTGATGGATAGCGAGCAGGTCGTGGCATTCGACGACGAGACGGGCTACGACGTCCGTCCGAGCGCCGCGCTGGCGAATCAGGTGTTCGACAGCTACGGAGGCCTGATCGACCGTAAGGACATCCTCCGCAAGTGGCAAGCGCGCGGCTGGATCGTGACACGCGGGAAGGCTTTCACCATGCCGCGGTCGACCGGAAAAACCACCTGCGAGGTGTGGCGCATCACCCGCAAAGCCCGGGATGAGGCAGATCGGAAGGACTGA
- a CDS encoding 3'-5' exonuclease, giving the protein MTTTSSMTAEQTVTPTFMHELGALPRRVHERVEKALAILKRDPTNAERQLDIRKLQQVDAWRIRIDDYRVLYQQQGHVLTFISVLPRKDVYRKLGIPDEDGLTVVPDVTLTPVAAPGQPTPLPHPLTAELLEAWRIRGHDAAVLSACRTEDDLLEVDLPYPVFSKVVDLLYSKKWQERLGQAAYILAKPTDLEDLVEGRLTTQLLKLDDQQRHLSAVGVEGGSAPIVVKGGPGSGKSTVALYRAKLLVERYPDARIAYTTYTNALVEASKEQLAVLLPDDPHAVRVSTVDSLAKGMLDQVEDIGVILGPTDALTAQIFDGIAANKPPALRRFSARYLLTEFFDVIELTGVDSEEAYLASPRAGRKSPISAAHRKLIWRLYTDFQVAVQDKGALTWATLRRRTLTAYEDGRLTPDFDFLIIDEAQDLSPITLRMLASMVKTPGGLYVTADANQTLYESSFTWDALKEGWPQAQVHVLTRNYRNSAEIVRAVADIRESLALEDSEAALTEGLASGPKPRVITVTAETEVQRLLDEIREACRTQKQPQRNVAILVAGTQHQAQDVGVSLAKALKAHKVKANYMSSRGLRLDADCIKVLNLYTSKGLEFPIVILWNVVDGVMPRDVTELPSEEQTEEQLKDRRLFYVGCSRAMRHLAVFTREGEESELLYELQESHWEMLKG; this is encoded by the coding sequence ATGACGACCACTTCATCCATGACTGCCGAGCAGACGGTCACCCCCACCTTCATGCACGAGCTCGGGGCCCTCCCGAGGCGCGTCCACGAGCGTGTCGAGAAGGCCCTCGCCATCCTGAAGCGCGACCCCACCAACGCCGAGCGGCAGCTGGACATCCGGAAGCTGCAGCAGGTGGACGCCTGGCGGATCCGCATCGACGACTACCGCGTGCTGTACCAGCAGCAAGGGCACGTGCTGACCTTCATCAGCGTGCTGCCACGCAAGGACGTGTACCGCAAGCTCGGTATCCCCGACGAGGACGGCCTGACGGTCGTGCCGGACGTGACCCTCACCCCCGTGGCGGCTCCCGGTCAGCCCACCCCGCTGCCACACCCCCTCACCGCAGAGCTGCTGGAGGCGTGGCGCATCCGGGGACACGACGCAGCCGTCCTCTCCGCCTGCCGCACCGAGGACGACCTGCTGGAGGTCGACCTGCCCTACCCGGTCTTCAGCAAGGTCGTCGACCTGCTGTACTCGAAAAAGTGGCAGGAACGCCTCGGGCAGGCCGCGTACATCCTCGCGAAACCGACCGACCTTGAAGACCTCGTCGAGGGGCGACTGACCACGCAACTCCTCAAGCTCGACGACCAGCAGCGCCACCTCAGCGCCGTCGGGGTGGAGGGAGGCAGCGCGCCGATCGTCGTGAAGGGCGGCCCAGGCAGCGGGAAGAGCACCGTGGCGCTGTACCGCGCCAAGCTTCTGGTCGAGCGCTACCCCGACGCCCGCATCGCCTACACCACCTACACCAACGCACTCGTCGAGGCCAGCAAGGAGCAGCTGGCCGTCCTCCTCCCCGACGATCCCCACGCCGTGCGGGTGAGTACGGTGGACAGCCTCGCCAAGGGCATGCTCGACCAGGTGGAGGACATCGGGGTGATCCTCGGCCCGACCGACGCCCTCACGGCGCAGATCTTCGACGGGATCGCTGCGAACAAGCCCCCGGCCCTGCGCCGATTCAGTGCCCGCTACCTGCTCACCGAGTTCTTCGACGTGATCGAACTGACCGGGGTCGACAGCGAGGAGGCCTACCTCGCCTCGCCCCGCGCCGGACGTAAATCCCCCATCTCCGCCGCGCACCGCAAGCTGATCTGGCGGCTGTACACCGACTTCCAGGTGGCCGTACAGGACAAAGGGGCGCTCACCTGGGCGACGCTGCGCCGCCGGACCCTCACCGCCTACGAGGACGGCCGCCTGACCCCGGACTTCGACTTCCTGATCATCGACGAAGCGCAGGACCTCAGCCCCATCACGCTGCGCATGCTCGCCAGCATGGTGAAGACCCCCGGCGGGCTGTACGTCACAGCCGACGCGAATCAGACGCTGTACGAGAGCAGTTTCACCTGGGACGCCCTGAAGGAGGGCTGGCCCCAGGCGCAGGTGCACGTCCTGACACGCAACTACCGCAACTCCGCCGAGATCGTCCGGGCGGTCGCCGACATCCGCGAGAGCCTCGCCCTCGAGGACAGTGAAGCCGCCCTGACCGAAGGCCTCGCCAGCGGCCCCAAACCCCGCGTGATCACCGTGACAGCGGAGACCGAGGTACAGCGGCTGCTCGACGAGATCCGCGAAGCCTGCCGCACTCAGAAGCAACCCCAGCGCAACGTCGCCATCCTCGTCGCCGGCACCCAGCATCAGGCGCAGGATGTCGGCGTCAGCCTCGCGAAGGCCCTGAAGGCGCACAAGGTCAAAGCCAACTACATGTCCAGCCGCGGCCTGCGCCTCGACGCAGACTGCATCAAGGTGCTGAACCTCTACACCAGCAAGGGCCTGGAGTTCCCCATCGTCATCCTCTGGAACGTCGTGGATGGCGTCATGCCCCGCGACGTGACGGAACTGCCGAGTGAGGAGCAGACCGAGGAGCAGCTCAAGGACCGCCGCCTCTTCTACGTCGGATGCTCACGCGCCATGCGCCACCTCGCGGTGTTCACCCGAGAGGGCGAGGAGTCGGAGTTGTTGTACGAACTGCAAGAGAGCCACTGGGAAATGCTTAAAGGATGA
- a CDS encoding helix-turn-helix domain-containing protein, with product MSKTEYFTVLEVAERYKLSPRVIYAAIHSGDLQALRLGRKLFRVSEDALRAWEQQGGQR from the coding sequence ATGAGCAAAACGGAATATTTCACCGTCCTTGAAGTCGCCGAGCGTTACAAACTTTCCCCCCGCGTCATCTACGCCGCCATTCATTCGGGCGACCTGCAGGCCCTGCGACTCGGCCGCAAGCTGTTTCGCGTCAGCGAGGACGCCCTGCGCGCGTGGGAACAGCAGGGGGGGCAGCGATGA